One genomic window of Caballeronia sp. SBC1 includes the following:
- a CDS encoding arsenic transporter, protein MNELLSSPFSVWAIAAVSTLAVITRPLELPEAVWAVLGALALCGFGMLSWSDALHAIGKGTDVYLFLTGMMMASELARKEGLFDYLAALAAKRAAGSAKRLFFLMYCVGTVVTISMSNDATAVVLTPAVLAVAHAVKAEEPLPYLYICAFIANAASFALPISNPANLVIFRDHMPTLMHWLGRFAIPSGLSIVATYLVLRFMQRDVLTQKIEADVDVPALSGTGKATGLGIIVMAAVMLAASAFDVPLGLPTFCAGLALFIVICVLKRAFLAGHLAEISWTVLPLVAGLFVLVEGLQHTGVINHLAQVIHSAAQTIPAHAGWISGAVMAIACNLINNLPAGLIAGSALTVAHAPIPIASAVLVGVDLGPNFSVTGSLATILWLTALRRDGIEVSAWSFLKLGVVVTLPALGAALAAVAISGKL, encoded by the coding sequence ATGAACGAATTATTAAGCTCACCCTTTTCTGTCTGGGCCATCGCGGCAGTATCAACGCTAGCCGTCATCACCCGCCCTCTCGAACTACCGGAAGCGGTGTGGGCCGTGCTGGGGGCATTGGCCTTGTGTGGATTTGGCATGCTGTCCTGGTCAGACGCCCTGCATGCAATTGGCAAGGGCACCGACGTGTACCTGTTTTTAACCGGCATGATGATGGCCTCGGAACTTGCCAGGAAGGAGGGACTATTCGACTACCTGGCGGCGCTTGCAGCAAAGCGGGCGGCAGGCTCGGCGAAGCGGCTATTTTTCCTGATGTACTGCGTCGGTACGGTCGTGACAATCTCGATGTCTAACGATGCAACGGCGGTTGTTCTGACGCCTGCTGTCCTTGCGGTGGCGCATGCGGTCAAAGCGGAAGAGCCACTACCCTATCTCTACATTTGCGCGTTCATCGCCAACGCCGCGAGTTTTGCGTTGCCAATTTCGAATCCCGCAAATCTGGTGATTTTTCGGGACCATATGCCCACGTTGATGCACTGGCTTGGTCGTTTCGCAATTCCTTCTGGCTTGAGCATTGTCGCCACGTATCTGGTCCTCCGTTTCATGCAACGCGACGTGCTAACCCAGAAAATCGAGGCTGATGTCGACGTGCCTGCTCTCTCTGGCACAGGTAAAGCAACCGGTTTGGGAATTATTGTCATGGCCGCCGTGATGCTCGCGGCGTCTGCATTCGATGTCCCACTCGGCCTCCCCACGTTTTGCGCGGGCCTCGCACTATTCATCGTTATCTGCGTTCTCAAGCGGGCATTTCTAGCAGGACATCTCGCGGAAATATCCTGGACCGTTCTTCCTCTCGTCGCAGGGCTGTTCGTATTGGTCGAAGGTCTTCAGCATACTGGCGTCATTAACCATCTCGCTCAGGTCATACATTCGGCTGCGCAAACCATCCCTGCGCACGCCGGTTGGATTTCAGGCGCCGTTATGGCTATTGCTTGCAATCTCATCAATAACTTGCCGGCAGGCCTCATCGCCGGGTCAGCCCTTACGGTCGCTCACGCCCCTATACCCATCGCAAGTGCGGTATTGGTAGGCGTCGACCTCGGGCCAAACTTCTCGGTCACGGGCTCCCTTGCCACGATTCTCTGGCTGACGGCGCTACGCCGCGACGGCATCGAAGTGAGCGCGTGGTCCTTTCTGAAGCTTGGCGTGGTCGTCACATTGCCTGCGTTGGGGGCTGCGCTAGCGGCGGTCGCTATAAGCGGAAAATTATGA
- a CDS encoding SDR family oxidoreductase yields MTDTRMALVLGATGSIGGEVARQLAARGWKVRALHRDPTTLTDRDDRFEWIKGDAMNQQDVMAAAKGAQIILHAVNPPGYRNWAGLVLPMIDNTIAAARASGARIVLPGTVYNYGPNAFPVLRESSAQEPLTHKGAIRVELERRLQAASADGIRCLVVRAGDFFGPGSSANSWFSGGLVKPGKPVRAMFYPGKAGIGHQWAYLPDVAQTMVRLIEQEHRLPVFATFHMRGHWDTDGTRMIGAIKRSVGEPGVKVRAFPWWVLPLMSPFSELFREMREMRYLWKEPIRMENASLLAMLGEEPHTPWDEAVKTTLTSLQCI; encoded by the coding sequence ATGACAGACACTCGCATGGCATTGGTTCTGGGGGCCACCGGCAGTATCGGCGGTGAAGTGGCGCGGCAACTTGCTGCCCGTGGCTGGAAGGTGCGCGCGTTGCATCGTGATCCCACTACGTTGACCGATCGCGATGATCGATTCGAATGGATCAAGGGCGACGCGATGAATCAACAGGATGTGATGGCAGCCGCGAAGGGTGCGCAGATCATTCTCCACGCGGTCAACCCACCGGGATACCGCAACTGGGCCGGACTCGTGCTCCCTATGATCGACAACACGATTGCTGCGGCGCGCGCTTCGGGCGCGAGAATCGTGTTGCCCGGCACCGTCTATAACTACGGCCCGAACGCGTTCCCTGTACTACGCGAATCGTCGGCTCAAGAACCGCTGACGCATAAGGGTGCGATCCGCGTCGAACTGGAGCGCCGCCTGCAGGCGGCAAGCGCGGACGGCATACGATGTCTTGTCGTCCGGGCAGGCGATTTTTTCGGACCTGGCAGTAGCGCAAATAGCTGGTTTTCAGGGGGCCTCGTCAAACCGGGCAAACCCGTTCGCGCCATGTTCTATCCGGGCAAGGCAGGTATCGGACATCAGTGGGCTTATTTGCCCGATGTAGCGCAAACCATGGTGCGCCTGATCGAACAGGAACATCGGCTACCCGTCTTCGCGACCTTTCACATGCGCGGTCATTGGGACACCGACGGCACACGGATGATCGGTGCAATCAAACGCTCGGTCGGCGAGCCGGGAGTCAAGGTGCGTGCTTTCCCTTGGTGGGTGCTTCCGCTAATGTCGCCATTCTCCGAGCTATTCCGTGAGATGCGCGAGATGCGATATTTGTGGAAAGAGCCCATACGCATGGAGAATGCTTCGCTGCTGGCCATGCTGGGTGAGGAGCCGCATACGCCGTGGGACGAGGCGGTCAAGACTACGCTGACTTCACTGCAATGCATCTAA
- a CDS encoding 4-hydroxythreonine-4-phosphate dehydrogenase PdxA translates to MTPRIAVLLGDPAGIGPELIARLLAKPENRARADLLILGDRRELETGMEIAGQRFDYTVVDNEQAAATGTGTPSLIDFRLPDDTPYERAVSTERGGRYSLEAFKQALTLTKANRTQGMLFAPVNKTSLHMAGMQTGDEMEWFAQQLGYTGAFCEFNVLDELWTSRVTSHIALKDVSAKLSAERIINAVRLIHDGLKRAGNPAPRIAVCGFNPHNGDNGAFGREEIDVIAPAVDEARKLGFDAQGPFPADTIFVRARDQKAFDGVVTMYHDQGQIAMKLMGFWRGVTVHGGLPVPIATPAHGTAFDIHGKGSADVGATQKAFDIVTQMALARMG, encoded by the coding sequence ATGACACCTCGAATTGCAGTATTGCTTGGCGACCCGGCCGGAATCGGCCCAGAACTCATCGCGCGTCTGCTCGCCAAACCTGAGAACCGGGCGCGGGCCGACCTGCTTATTCTGGGCGATCGGCGTGAGCTCGAGACGGGCATGGAGATCGCGGGGCAGCGCTTCGACTACACCGTCGTCGACAACGAACAGGCCGCCGCAACGGGGACGGGTACCCCGTCTCTGATTGACTTTCGTCTGCCCGACGACACCCCATACGAACGCGCCGTCTCTACTGAACGCGGAGGCCGTTATAGCCTCGAAGCATTCAAGCAGGCATTGACGCTAACGAAAGCGAACCGCACGCAGGGCATGTTGTTTGCGCCGGTGAACAAGACCTCGCTGCACATGGCGGGCATGCAGACGGGCGACGAGATGGAATGGTTCGCGCAGCAGCTGGGTTACACCGGCGCGTTCTGTGAGTTCAACGTGCTAGACGAACTGTGGACTTCGCGCGTGACGTCGCACATAGCGCTGAAGGACGTGAGCGCGAAGCTTTCGGCTGAGCGGATCATTAACGCGGTGCGGCTGATTCACGACGGTCTCAAGCGTGCGGGCAACCCGGCGCCGCGTATTGCAGTGTGCGGCTTCAATCCGCATAACGGCGACAATGGCGCGTTCGGCCGCGAGGAGATCGACGTGATCGCGCCGGCCGTAGATGAAGCGCGCAAGCTGGGGTTTGATGCTCAAGGACCGTTCCCGGCAGACACAATCTTTGTGCGTGCCCGGGACCAGAAAGCGTTCGACGGCGTTGTCACCATGTACCACGACCAGGGCCAGATAGCGATGAAGCTGATGGGCTTCTGGCGCGGCGTCACGGTGCATGGCGGCCTGCCGGTGCCGATCGCGACCCCGGCACACGGCACGGCTTTCGATATCCACGGCAAGGGCAGCGCGGACGTAGGCGCGACGCAGAAGGCGTTCGATATCGTCACGCAAATGGCGCTTGCGCGCATGGGCTGA
- a CDS encoding LysR family transcriptional regulator, whose product MTENEPSWDLYRTFLGVMREGSLSGAARALGLTQPTVGRHVDALELAMGYALFIRTQQGLSPTQEALALKPFAEALESNSAALLRAASSQGVGVRGTIRITASDVISVEVLPPIITALHVAYPELVIELVPSNRMEDLLQREADIAVRMQRPSQGVLIARRIGNIELGLYAHKRYLERRGKPANIDDIANHALIGFDKETAFIRSMKPQLPEMRREIMALRTDSDLASLAMLRAGFGIGMCQVGLARRDADLIRLFPGKISLRLDTWLAMHEDLRDNPSCKVAFAALAEGLDRYVLGA is encoded by the coding sequence ATGACTGAGAATGAACCGAGTTGGGATCTCTACCGGACTTTCCTTGGCGTCATGCGCGAGGGTTCGCTCTCGGGGGCGGCGCGTGCGTTAGGGCTGACGCAGCCTACCGTAGGGCGTCATGTGGATGCGCTCGAACTGGCCATGGGTTATGCGCTCTTTATCCGCACGCAGCAGGGCCTTAGCCCTACGCAGGAAGCGTTGGCACTGAAGCCGTTTGCCGAAGCGCTGGAATCGAACAGCGCCGCGCTATTGCGGGCCGCGTCGAGTCAGGGCGTGGGAGTCCGCGGAACCATCCGCATCACTGCCAGCGACGTCATTAGCGTGGAAGTGCTCCCCCCTATCATCACCGCGCTGCATGTCGCTTACCCTGAGCTGGTCATTGAACTGGTGCCGTCCAACCGCATGGAAGACTTGCTGCAGCGCGAAGCGGACATAGCAGTGCGGATGCAGAGGCCAAGCCAAGGGGTATTGATTGCGCGCCGGATTGGCAATATTGAGCTTGGGCTTTACGCGCACAAACGTTATCTGGAGCGTCGCGGCAAGCCGGCGAATATCGACGACATTGCTAACCATGCGTTGATAGGCTTTGATAAGGAAACCGCCTTTATTCGCAGCATGAAGCCTCAGCTACCGGAGATGCGCCGGGAAATAATGGCGTTACGCACGGACAGCGACCTCGCTTCGCTTGCGATGTTGCGGGCGGGCTTTGGTATTGGAATGTGTCAGGTGGGGCTTGCTCGTCGCGACGCTGATCTGATCCGTCTTTTCCCTGGAAAGATATCGCTTCGACTGGATACCTGGCTTGCCATGCATGAAGACTTGCGCGACAACCCGAGTTGTAAGGTCGCGTTTGCAGCGCTGGCTGAAGGACTGGATCGATACGTTCTCGGTGCTTAG
- a CDS encoding amidohydrolase, protein MPTPIDVMRERFLQSGDNADLPIVDAHHHFWDLQRNYHPWLCDLPRIPFRYGDYEAICRDFLPEDYFALAAPHHVVKTVMMEGEWTPRDPLGEARWATTLNARCGFPNAMAGQVWLDRADVAEVLHEYQSMPLVRSVRHKPTAVARSEHTATFAAPGSMRCERWRTGYALLAASGLMFELQTPWWHFTEAVELARDFPGVTIIVNHTGLPADRSVEGLQAWRTALALLAACANVRLKISGIGERDVRWSVERNRPIVRDAIEIFGVERCMFASNFPVDSVVVKLNTLFDGFKSIVADLKPSERLALFHDNANELYRL, encoded by the coding sequence ATGCCCACGCCCATTGATGTGATGCGCGAGCGCTTTCTGCAAAGCGGCGACAACGCCGACTTGCCGATTGTCGATGCGCATCATCACTTCTGGGACCTGCAGCGAAACTATCATCCGTGGCTGTGCGATCTGCCGCGCATTCCGTTTCGATACGGCGACTACGAAGCGATCTGCCGCGACTTCCTGCCGGAAGATTATTTCGCGCTGGCCGCGCCGCACCACGTAGTGAAGACGGTCATGATGGAAGGCGAGTGGACCCCGCGCGATCCGCTTGGCGAAGCGCGCTGGGCAACCACGCTGAACGCGCGCTGTGGTTTTCCGAATGCGATGGCGGGTCAGGTCTGGCTCGACCGTGCCGACGTAGCTGAGGTGCTGCACGAGTATCAATCGATGCCACTCGTGCGGAGCGTGCGGCACAAGCCCACAGCGGTGGCGCGCAGCGAGCATACGGCGACGTTCGCCGCGCCCGGGTCGATGCGTTGCGAACGATGGCGCACGGGGTATGCGCTACTCGCTGCCAGCGGCCTCATGTTCGAACTTCAGACGCCTTGGTGGCACTTCACCGAAGCGGTGGAACTCGCGCGGGATTTCCCAGGCGTGACGATCATTGTGAACCATACGGGGCTGCCTGCGGACCGGAGCGTCGAGGGCTTGCAAGCGTGGCGGACCGCGCTTGCACTGCTTGCTGCATGCGCGAACGTGAGGCTCAAGATATCCGGAATCGGCGAGCGAGACGTGCGTTGGAGTGTCGAGCGTAATCGTCCGATAGTGCGGGACGCGATCGAAATCTTTGGCGTTGAACGATGTATGTTCGCGAGCAATTTTCCCGTGGACAGCGTGGTGGTGAAGTTGAATACGCTGTTCGACGGCTTCAAGTCGATCGTCGCAGACTTGAAACCGTCCGAGCGGCTGGCGCTGTTTCACGACAACGCTAACGAGTTGTACCGGTTATGA